The nucleotide window TTCTCATATGATAATATGGCATGAAAATTGAATTGAATCTTTTTTTAGTCTGCCTACTACCGTACTAGCATGTGTTCTCATATTATAATCTGTCTTGGATTGTGTACAGGCTGAGAAAATGGGACTTGACTACATGGATGTTGAAAGTCTCAAGAAGATGAACAAGAACAAGAAGCTTGTTAAGAAGCTAGCCAAGAAGTACCATGCTTTCTTGGCATCAGAGGCCATAATCAAGCAGATCCCCCGTCTCCTTGGCCCTGGTCTTAACAAGGCAGGCAAGTTATCCATCTCGTTTGATGCTATTACTGTTTACATTAAGTCTTAATCTGGTTGTATATGCCTCATTGCATCTTCTGATTGGTTTCATTTGTTGCTATTTGCATTGTGAGCCTTTGGCATTGTGCAGAAAAAGCAATTAGACTATTTTCGTTGCCTAGATATTTTATGTTGTTGCTCTAGAGCGCATATTGCTATGTTCTCTCTGAGAGCTGTCTGCTAGTGTTAGTGCTATTAATACCATGCAACAGCAGCTATTATATCTTTTCTAATCCAATCATGCTGATGCCTCTGCAGGCAAGTTTCCCACTCTGGTTAGTCACCAGGAATCTCTTGAAGCCAAGGTCAACGAGACAAAAGCTACAGTCAAGTTCCAGCTAAAGAAGGTTCTTTGCATGGGTGTTGCTGTGGGCAACTTGTCGATGGACGAGAAGCAGATCCAACAAAACATCCAAATGAGTGTCAACTTCCTTGTGTCCCTCCTGAAGAAGAATTGGCAGAATGTGAGTCATCCTCTGGATTCTCCTTTCAACTATGTGTCTTATGTTTCTGGTTGTTTAACTTGCATGACATTGCATCGTAAAGTCTGATTTTATATGATTTGTGTTCCCCAGGTGAGGTGCCTGTACGTGAAGAGCACCATGGGGAAGCGTGTACGGGTGTTCTAAGTGTGTGCGCTCCAGTGAAGTTGATAAGATACCGGGCTGTCCTGCCGACCCCTGCTTGTCTTTGGATTAGATCTGTTTCACTGATACCAATTTTGTGTTTGCCTAAGCGAATATCAACAAGTATTTAATcgtactagtcttatcttgaacAGAAATCATGGGAGCAATGGAACTGCATTTTCTGTTATGATTCTGCGTTGTGCCTGTTATCAGAGATCTATATGCGATCTTGATTGTCATCTGAATGTAGTTTTTACTTGAAATGTTTCCTATAAGTGTGTTTAAATTGGTAACTTATTTGGTTAGCCTAGCAAATCTCAGGAAAATAGAAGTTTGTTATCTATAAAACTGGAGAAGTGGGATTTTGGAAAAACGACCAAGGGCTGTCACCCTAGCTTTTCTCATAAGGCACATTTTATATTCATTGGGGCTTCTAAACTAATTATAGAAAAACTAATTTAGAAATCTTAAAAAAATTAAGAGCCAGCTTATTTTTTAAGCTGGGGAGAGGCAGCTTATTTTTTAAGCCGCTCAAAAGAACTGCCCCTAATAGTCAGTACTTTTGGATTTCCTATAAGTGCTTTTATATTTCCTATAATTGCTTTTGGATTTTCAGTGATCGGTTGATGTGGTTCAGCTTCTTGAGAATCCAAGCCAAATAGTCAGACCTTATAcgccctccgttccaaattactcgtcacaaaaatggatgtatctagaattaaaatatatctagatacatccatacctgcgacaagttaTTCGGAACGGAGGAAATACAATGCAAGCAAGGCGTTAGGAGAGATGCTTAGTAAAATTAGATTTACTTAATTGACTTCGGATTAAGCGATCATCGATCGATGTGGATCAAGGCGACGTGTATTCATGTCATGCTGGTCATCAATGGTCTCATGTTCCTGGTCAATCTGGTTCATCCGGCTCGTGCAGAACGTTTGGTTTGCTTGGGCTGTATTTGTGTTGGAACTTAAAGCAGTAGGGAACGACTGAATTGACCCTTTTGGCGAGCCAGGCTTGCTATGACCTAACTTTGACTGGGTGGCTCATAAGCCCCCTTCTCGAGTCACATCTCATGCCCATTCACACCAAAGTCTCTCCGCTCTCGCTCACTGCTCCTTTGGTCTCTTTGATGGCAGACCCGCAGCCGCGCCGCCCCCACCCCCAACCTTGTTGGCAACACGGTGGCCGACCTTGCATCTAGGGGCATTGATCTCATGGCGGCAATTTGGGCGTCCTCCTGCTTATGCATGAGGCTGCAGGCCCACCGCGTGCTTCGACTCCAGTTTTGCACTTATCGTCTTGGGTTAAGCTCGTCGGTTGCACCAACGACAGCCATAGTCGGAAGTTTTATTACTCCCATTCAAGGGTTTTCTCCATGTGTCACCAGAAGCAGGGAGTAGCGGCGGCGACCCTTAGATTTGTCGGGTTATCCTTGTTGGCCGGACCCCTGTTCCTGCCAGGGGTTGCTCCGTGGTCGGCTTACCCTTCGCCGCCAACCGCTCCGGTAAGTGATTTGTTTCCCGTGCTCATGATTGTAATTAGGATTTTTGCTTAGTGCTGACTAGGTTAGACGATCTGATTCGATTCGATTTAAATCCAATCGATTGCAGTTGAATAACAATAATGCTAGATGGCAACTGCAAGACTGGTGTTGTTAGTGTTGGTCTTGCTACATCATAATTTTAGATTGCTACTGCTTAAGGTGTTGATGCTAGATTGCTACTGCTTAGGGTGTTCATGCTAGATTGATGTTGTAGGTGGTATTTGGTGTAATGAAAATGGTAGATTGATGTTGTTGGTGCCGTTCTTGGTTCTTGACAATGGTAGATTGATGTTGCCCTTAGTTCATTGACAATGGTGGATTGATGATGTTGGTGTTGTTCTTGTAGATTGGTAGTTAGGGTGTGTGCATGATCATACTACGTGCTTGCATGATCATAGTAGGACAATGCATGTGCATGCTACAAATAGTAGTAGGACAAATTTGAATCCATTTAGGGGGTTCTGATCACAACACTGATCATTTGCAACTGCCACTGATCATTGGCAGTTGCACTTGGGTAGTACTGATCAGATCATAGCACTGATCATTTGCAACTGCCGCTGATAATTGGTAGTTGCACTTGGGTAGTACTATGATCATTTGCAACTGCCAATGCTCAGTGGCAGTTGCAAATGATCATGCTCTCTTTATTACTCTCGTCCACTTACCCGGCAAAGGTCGTGAAGACGGAGTGGGACACCACCGGTAGAGGGGTGCAGGTTGTCGCTAGAGCCCAAGATGCCGAGGACATCATCCCGATGAACCACTAGCTAAAGAGCgtaatgtgccgagcaggatcgCCGCCATGAGCCAGCCGATGGGCATTGAATGCATGCCTAGGATCAGCCACGAGGAGGGGGCATGGGAGCCGCTAAGGTTCTACGTGCAGATCAAGGACGAGGAAGATATCACCATGCTTGTCATCCTATCGACCTTCAGGGCGGTGATGAAGTATGGCTAGTCCTCAAGCCTCCTTGTGTCATGAGGCTCTCAACTAACAAGTGGTGTGAGTTCTCGGTGCAGGTCCAAAACTTTCATGAGTAGCTAGTCCTCGGGAGGGGCTGGCAATACTTCTGTCACCATCAAAGGATCGCCCCGAAGACATCCTTGTCGTGCGACTCTCCGGGTTCGGCTTCAAGGTAGAGATCTACAACGCCTGCAACTCGATCATGTGCAGGGTCAGGTTCCAGAAGCACTGCTGCCAGGGTGACATCGAGCATGCCCTCTAGTTAGTTATTCTATCATCTGAAGTTGGTTCGGTCGTCTAAAATTTTGCTGTGAACTATATATTTTGCCCACAGATAAGCACCATGGGGTTGTGCAGGGGGATGGCCCTACAGTCTTAAACTTATGTTCCTAGGTATTATGCATTGTTTAATAGTTGTTATTCTTATGTGATGTGTTGTTAATTGTGTTGTGTTGTTCTTATGTGTCATGGTAGAACACGATCACCTATGGGGCCATCAGCCCCTTGTGGTTCGGCAAGGGGGAAGGGCACATTGCGCAAAGAGCGGAGACCATGGAGCAGACCCATGTTCGGGCCGTTGTGAAGCGTAAAATCCTACTCTTGCTTTGGTGTATTGGATGGAGGACCGTGACAAACACGCAACACTCAAGCCCGGCAGGGTCGCCTCGGGGAGGGTAGCTACGCGCGTAAGAGTGTACAAGGGTCTGAATCCTATTTTAGGTTGCCAtggccctccttttataggcTAAGGAGTTACCATagtggcaaatcagtcattaTCTATTGATTAGATAGccaacagtgctatcatacctaactctggctgttaggacaaagtgcattaaatgcactgctAGGTGTCACGCTGAGGATGCAGCCCGGCAAGCCCGCCGTGCCGCTTAACCACCTTCTTGTCTGTCTGCATGACACGCCTATGGACGGGTGTCACACAGGTGGAAACTACCTTTCAAATGGCTGCCACCTGTCAAATGACAGCCACTtaatcacttgggggctcgaCACCGCACTGATAAGTG belongs to Triticum urartu cultivar G1812 chromosome 7, Tu2.1, whole genome shotgun sequence and includes:
- the LOC125522194 gene encoding 60S ribosomal protein L10a; amino-acid sequence: MSKLQSDAVKDAITQIVGEAREKKRKFTETVELQIGLKNYDPQKDKRFSGSVKLPHIPRPKMRVCMLGDAQHVDQAEKMGLDYMDVESLKKMNKNKKLVKKLAKKYHAFLASEAIIKQIPRLLGPGLNKAGKFPTLVSHQESLEAKVNETKATVKFQLKKVLCMGVAVGNLSMDEKQIQQNIQMSVNFLVSLLKKNWQNVRCLYVKSTMGKRVRVF